One segment of Pyricularia oryzae 70-15 chromosome 3, whole genome shotgun sequence DNA contains the following:
- a CDS encoding tyrosinase, which produces MRVSDVLIGSAALASAKPWGPIRWDTDPTKQFSLEKLIDLTPFDVNRFKLKSPSELLAQFNSTSRVPAPAADKADAPVPIAAPPRNSTGKVEHNADKTSAGGPCTQPAVRPEWRNMSEQGRRDYVKAAKCLVDKPSEGRFKGSHNRYEDLVWVHHQMTDQLHGFAQFLPWHRRFVNVYETALRDECGYRGPMPWWDETRDAGNFAGAPVFTPEYFGTAPVRTRDGRGGCITDGVFAGMLVHIGPGTTFEEHCLSRAVDESLTSEVSQATINQVHRQNNFESFAGLIEGWPHAYGHNGVGAVMSDVGPAPGDPIFFLHHAFIDRNWWRWQNEDRDSRVYELAGRVNNRDKRITLDYVLTMRGIQPDVTVQDVMDTYGDTLCYTYDY; this is translated from the coding sequence ATGCGCGTTTCGGACGTCTTAATCGGCAGCGCCGCGTTGGCCAGCGCAAAGCCATGGGGCCCCATCCGGTGGGACACGGACCCGACGAAACAATTCTCGCTGGAAAAGCTCATAGACCTGACCCCCTTTGACGTGAACCGCTTCAAGCTCAAGTCACCGTCGGAGCTCCTCGCGCAGTTCAACAGCACCTCCCGGGTTCCTGCGCCGGCCGCAGACAAGGCCGACGCACCAGTACCAATAGCAGCGCCGCCACGAAACTCGACGGGCAAGGTCGAGCACAACGCCGACAAGACGAGCGCCGGCGGGCCCTGCACGCAGCCGGCGGTCCGGCCCGAGTGGCGCAACATGAGCGAGCAGGGCCGGCGCGACTACGTCAAGGCGGCCAAGTGCCTGGTGGACAAGCCGAGCGAGGGCAGGTTCAAGGGCTCGCACAACCGCTACGAGGACCTGGTGTGGGTGCACCACCAGATGACGGACCAGCTGCACGGCTTTGCGCAGTTCCTGCCCTGGCACCGCCGCTTCGTCAACGTCTACGAGACGGCGCTGCGCGACGAGTGCGGCTACCGCGGGCCCATGCCGTGGTGGGACGAGACGCGCGACGCGGGCAACTTTGCCGGCGCTCCCGTCTTCACGCCCGAGTACTTTGGCACCGCCCCCGTGCGCACCCGCGACGGCCGCGGCGGCTGCATCACCGACGGCGTCTTTGCCGGCATGCTGGTGCACATCGGGCCCGGCACCACCTTTGAGGAGCACTGCCTGTCGCGCGCGGTCGACGAGTCCCTGACCAGCGAGGTCAGCCAGGCCACCATCAACCAGGTGCACCGCCAAAACAACTTTGAGAGCTTCGCCGGTCTGATCGAGGGCTGGCCGCACGCCTATGGCCACAacggcgtcggcgccgtcaTGTCCGACGTGGGCCCTGCGCCCGGCGACCCCATCTTCTTCCTGCACCACGCCTTTATCGACCGCAACTGGTGGCGGTGGCAAAACGAGGACCGCGACAGCAGGGTCTACGAGCTTGCCGGCAGGGTCAACAACAGGGACAAGCGCATCACCCTCGACTACGTCTTGACCATGAGGGGGATCCAACCCGACGTCACGGTCCAGGATGTCATGGATACATATGGAGACACGCTTTGCTACACTTATGACTACTGA